In Nitrospira sp. MA-1, the following proteins share a genomic window:
- a CDS encoding VCBS repeat-containing protein, which produces MFTPRLLRLRIVFLIALLIVSGPMAGSPPVLAQQPGDTSGCSSADNSNDPCFSKVTDILQGQRSLLPVDDLVTTYGQPNTSGPANVSIIVSPTKNGQAPIENASQYEISHNVAASATAVGRMFNLSRDVIVTATQGIVTVRDQGPPIIVKAFPLTETPVPNGITMADFNGDGFDDFVLAQTDLGKDGKWHGYLEFVTANDVNDLNQGLNAGPYTSVDFPVGANALGTASITSGDFDGDGMPEVIVGWPVHGGATKPGIEIEIYRFSRQNGQFHLAGSRQFSPSPNEDRPPYDSYTQIHILAGNFTGAAPLPGDNGARDQLALTWNDETTLLMASGHVDVDTSQTPATLTPVMKITGLLGVGSIGNMTAARLNWLSNQEQIVFGYTSSWKKKLINLVFIGGKNSAGPTPIVLGDIELTNLRGCATGYPDLALRDFAIGNYDQTDHSGTIEIPKTLQLSILYATYCTNGSSPNLRLNQAVYGIAFDGNGKVTLSTPQDNGSFPLEIHPLNNQTAPDVLYSFPASLTAGDLQGRSLLLGTPTKATVNAHIQPDTILGLPPMHLDWVNPVGATTPSAVNVTVFPGTYNSQYNFVSSSSSAVSRQSTTSFTYATDESAEQQISYGIPDIASVSVSLKEAAKQMYKNTAGKAFNTYSKQSFDLSASTVFDDLVAATIKRLNIYSYPVIGHCIKDSGAGDSAAGENSACPAGERPMILQFSGPDQIIHLQPTEGAGLEWYQPPQQPGQAFSYPGSFAQLEQEQPQTASGTSALQLLSGANSAWGSQGGNELVKVNWTEGNGSNVSAGSVSTHSFDVSVSVSGSANIEGLGLSGGASFAYNQSRSSSTLNTTATSFADSTGITLNRGLGPDATTTNSAYLYEGQSYIFGQLPTAGTIDDRTPAETVKGDGFITAGYAADPLSTSGIQAGDWWKQTYVLPDIAFNHPQRWQQTIPQGTDGERVAFNCPVGFSSSFASPGCTPNGQTPTPANLATNPFYQMKGLFVTPGTSAEGPQITRITEGNSVMLRARVYNYSLTNLSAGSTVRVRFYAQPWDNQRGQFAAGSGPHGFARAIAIGEDVLNPIPALCGGSSTEPDDPCTDQNARLNWAYAKATWDPPALPDSVLASYWKFWVVAFPEDGSGGVPELADHGLTSIPPTDVNSLADIPVQTYSNNLGFYNQVFSVVAKTAPSPGAEPTSKTLKTASANAEKDGAPVTQVPINDRVQVRADYHVPGADLDDVLVLFYDGDPAQGAQLFDMENVPRIPADSDFVTRVPFQPRKCGLHTLFVKAIPADGTALPATQQATLKVTMDPVAKLGRMSNVITRLQSDPESSTLPADWSLSGQAPKQMLAQLEAVQRLFQQGQSLVATNRLIALEHYVDAQRDKNISVELADALDKDIKQLLDCAPA; this is translated from the coding sequence ATGTTCACACCTCGGCTCCTGCGCTTACGCATCGTATTTTTGATTGCCCTACTCATCGTCTCCGGGCCTATGGCCGGAAGCCCGCCCGTGCTCGCCCAGCAACCGGGCGACACCAGCGGTTGCAGCAGCGCGGACAACTCGAACGACCCCTGCTTTTCCAAGGTCACTGACATCCTGCAGGGACAGCGCTCGCTGTTGCCGGTCGACGACCTGGTCACGACCTACGGGCAGCCGAATACCAGCGGGCCCGCGAACGTGAGCATTATCGTAAGCCCGACGAAAAATGGACAAGCGCCGATAGAGAATGCGTCTCAGTACGAGATCAGTCACAACGTGGCAGCATCCGCCACCGCTGTCGGGCGCATGTTCAATCTGTCTCGCGACGTCATCGTCACCGCGACACAAGGTATCGTCACCGTCCGCGACCAGGGTCCGCCCATTATCGTCAAGGCCTTTCCCCTGACCGAGACCCCGGTCCCGAACGGCATAACCATGGCCGATTTCAACGGCGATGGCTTCGACGATTTTGTGCTGGCCCAGACCGACCTCGGCAAAGACGGCAAATGGCATGGCTATCTTGAATTCGTAACCGCCAACGATGTCAACGACCTGAATCAGGGTCTCAATGCCGGCCCTTATACTTCCGTCGACTTTCCGGTCGGCGCGAATGCTCTCGGCACGGCATCCATTACCTCGGGGGATTTCGACGGGGACGGTATGCCGGAAGTCATTGTGGGTTGGCCCGTGCATGGTGGAGCAACGAAACCTGGGATAGAAATAGAAATCTACCGGTTTTCTCGCCAGAATGGCCAGTTTCACCTTGCTGGTTCCAGGCAATTTTCCCCCTCTCCGAACGAGGATCGGCCCCCCTATGACAGTTACACCCAGATCCATATTCTGGCCGGGAATTTCACTGGCGCCGCACCGTTGCCAGGGGACAACGGCGCAAGAGATCAGCTCGCTCTCACCTGGAATGATGAGACCACACTCCTTATGGCATCCGGCCATGTCGATGTCGACACCTCTCAGACGCCCGCAACACTGACACCCGTCATGAAAATCACGGGACTCTTGGGGGTCGGGAGTATCGGGAACATGACGGCTGCTCGACTGAACTGGCTGAGCAACCAGGAGCAGATCGTGTTCGGCTACACCAGTAGTTGGAAGAAAAAACTGATTAACTTGGTGTTTATCGGCGGCAAGAACAGCGCCGGGCCGACCCCTATCGTGCTGGGAGATATTGAGCTCACCAATCTCCGGGGTTGCGCCACCGGGTATCCCGACCTGGCTTTGCGCGATTTCGCCATCGGCAATTACGATCAAACCGACCACAGTGGCACGATTGAAATCCCCAAGACGCTGCAACTTTCGATTCTTTATGCGACGTACTGCACGAATGGCTCTTCTCCCAATCTCCGTTTGAACCAGGCCGTGTATGGTATCGCTTTTGATGGCAACGGAAAGGTTACCCTATCCACACCACAAGATAACGGGTCGTTTCCTTTAGAAATCCATCCACTTAACAATCAGACAGCGCCGGATGTCCTGTACAGCTTCCCCGCCTCCTTGACCGCCGGCGACCTACAGGGCCGCTCACTGCTGCTCGGGACGCCTACCAAGGCGACGGTGAACGCGCACATCCAGCCAGACACCATCCTCGGCCTGCCGCCCATGCACCTCGATTGGGTCAACCCCGTCGGCGCGACTACGCCAAGCGCCGTGAACGTGACTGTTTTCCCAGGGACCTACAATTCTCAATACAACTTCGTTTCATCCTCTTCTAGCGCGGTCAGTCGCCAGAGCACCACCAGCTTCACTTACGCGACCGACGAATCCGCCGAGCAGCAGATCTCCTATGGTATCCCGGACATCGCCTCCGTCTCGGTTTCGCTAAAAGAGGCCGCCAAGCAAATGTATAAGAACACGGCTGGCAAAGCGTTCAACACCTATTCCAAACAATCCTTCGACCTGAGTGCATCGACGGTGTTCGACGATCTGGTCGCGGCGACCATTAAACGGCTCAATATCTATTCCTATCCCGTCATCGGCCATTGCATCAAGGATTCCGGCGCCGGCGATTCGGCGGCGGGGGAGAATAGCGCCTGCCCCGCCGGGGAACGCCCGATGATCCTGCAATTCTCGGGGCCGGATCAGATTATCCATCTCCAGCCGACCGAGGGGGCTGGTCTGGAATGGTATCAGCCGCCTCAGCAGCCGGGTCAGGCATTTTCCTATCCTGGCAGTTTCGCGCAACTGGAGCAGGAGCAGCCGCAGACGGCCTCGGGGACGAGCGCCTTGCAGCTGCTTTCAGGTGCAAACTCGGCCTGGGGCTCACAGGGGGGCAATGAACTCGTTAAGGTGAACTGGACTGAGGGCAACGGCTCGAATGTCTCCGCCGGTTCGGTCAGCACCCATTCCTTCGACGTCTCGGTGAGCGTCTCCGGCAGCGCCAATATCGAAGGGCTTGGCCTGAGCGGCGGCGCGAGCTTTGCCTACAATCAGAGTCGTTCCAGCAGTACGCTGAACACCACCGCCACCAGCTTCGCCGACTCCACGGGCATTACCTTGAACCGCGGGCTCGGCCCTGACGCAACAACCACCAACTCGGCGTACCTGTATGAGGGCCAGTCATATATTTTTGGACAACTGCCGACGGCGGGCACCATCGACGACCGCACGCCTGCGGAGACGGTCAAGGGCGACGGATTCATCACGGCAGGCTATGCGGCCGATCCGCTCAGCACGAGCGGTATCCAGGCCGGTGATTGGTGGAAACAAACCTATGTCCTGCCGGACATCGCGTTCAACCATCCGCAACGCTGGCAGCAGACAATACCGCAGGGCACCGACGGGGAGCGCGTGGCCTTCAACTGCCCGGTCGGGTTCAGCTCCTCGTTCGCCTCGCCGGGATGCACGCCCAATGGCCAGACGCCGACCCCGGCGAATCTTGCCACCAATCCTTTCTATCAGATGAAGGGGCTGTTCGTGACCCCGGGGACTTCGGCCGAAGGACCGCAGATCACGCGGATAACGGAGGGCAATTCGGTGATGCTGCGGGCGCGGGTCTACAACTACAGCCTTACAAACCTGTCGGCGGGCAGCACGGTGCGCGTGCGCTTCTACGCGCAGCCCTGGGACAACCAGCGCGGGCAGTTTGCCGCCGGCTCAGGCCCGCACGGCTTTGCCCGGGCGATAGCCATCGGCGAGGACGTCTTGAACCCGATCCCGGCCCTCTGCGGCGGGTCGTCGACCGAGCCCGATGATCCGTGTACCGACCAAAATGCGCGACTCAACTGGGCCTACGCAAAAGCCACCTGGGATCCCCCCGCGTTGCCGGATTCCGTTTTAGCCAGCTACTGGAAGTTCTGGGTTGTGGCGTTTCCCGAGGACGGCAGCGGCGGCGTACCGGAATTGGCCGACCACGGCCTGACAAGTATTCCGCCCACGGATGTGAATTCCTTGGCCGACATCCCGGTTCAGACCTACAGCAACAACCTGGGCTTTTATAATCAGGTGTTCTCCGTGGTGGCCAAGACCGCCCCATCGCCCGGAGCCGAGCCCACATCCAAGACCTTGAAGACCGCGAGCGCGAACGCGGAAAAGGACGGCGCGCCGGTCACGCAAGTGCCGATAAATGATCGCGTTCAGGTGCGTGCCGACTACCACGTCCCCGGTGCCGATTTGGACGACGTGCTGGTGCTGTTCTATGACGGTGACCCGGCGCAGGGCGCCCAACTGTTTGACATGGAAAATGTTCCCCGCATCCCGGCCGACAGCGATTTCGTGACCCGTGTGCCGTTCCAGCCACGCAAGTGCGGTCTCCATACCCTGTTCGTCAAGGCTATTCCCGCGGACGGCACAGCGCTGCCGGCCACCCAACAGGCAACCCTCAAGGTCACCATGGATCCGGTGGCGAAGCTGGGCAGAATGAGCAACGTCATTACGCGCCTCCAGTCCGATCCGGAGTCCTCGACGCTGCCGGCTGATTGGTCCTTGAGCGGGCAGGCCCCAAAACAGATGCTGGCCCAGCTAGAGGCGGTGCAGCGCCTGTTCCAACAGGGTCAGTCCTTGGTGGCGACGAACCGGTTGATTGCCTTGGAACATTACGTCGATGCGCAACGCGACAAGAATATTTCGGTGGAGCTGGCCGATGCGCTCGACAAGGACATCAAGCAGTTGCTGGATTGCGCACCGGCTTAG
- a CDS encoding CusA/CzcA family heavy metal efflux RND transporter codes for MIERIIGWSARNGFLVGILTLFLMGWGIWAVSHTPLDALPDLSDVQVIVLTEWPGRSPDLIEDQITYPIVTSMLGAPRIKYVRGQSMLGLSFVYIVFQDGTDMYWARSRVVEYLQGLVGKLPEGISPTLGPDATGVGWVFQYALVDESGNHSLADLRSFQDWYLRYWLQSVPGVAEVATIGGFVKQYQIQVDPVKLQGYGIGLPQVIQAVRRSNNEVGGRVIEASEREYMVRGRGYIQSLDDLRTIPIGTDGKGTPITVHDVATVTFGPDLRRGIAELNGQGETVGGIVVMRYGEDALDVIQRVKEQIATITPSIPEGIRIVPVYDRSELILRAIATLKEKVIEITIVVSVISLLFLFHFRSALVPALLLPVAILLSFIAMYYLGVSSNVMSLSGIAIAIGTMVDAVIVMVENAHRRLEEWEAQERSGSRDDVIIQAAREVGKPLFFSLLIITVSFLPIFTLEAQEGRLFKPLAYTKTFAMFFAALLSIGLAPLLMKWFIRGRVMAERRNPLNRFLVWIYTPLLKGVLKVRWLVVGLAIIGMIVVVPIYQRLGSEFMPPLNEGTILYMPTSIPGMSIKQASTILQKQDRLLKEFPEVDQVMGKMGRARTATDPAPLHMGETMVTLKPQEDWRPGMTWDKLIAEMDQKVKFPGMVNIWWMPIQTRTEMLVTGIRTSLGIRILGPKLEELERIGLQIESLLQPLQGTRSAYAERVMGGYYVDIDVNRTAAARYGLTVGDVQDVIESAIGGKNIAWTVEGRERYPINVRYPRDLRQDVEALKRVLVSTPNGEQIPLAQLSHISTTTGPPSIRDENGSLASMVFVDIAGEDLGTYVHKAKDLVQKHITLPSGYTLQWAGQYQYLERAQEKLKIVIPLTGFLIFLLLYLNFHSVPRCLLVLLSVPFSLVGAIWYVDVLNYHLSIAVWVGLIALAGVAAETGVIMVMFLDEACARRQRENRLQSLADLRDAIIEGAVLRVRPKIMTASAIILGLLPIMWSQGTGADVMQRIAAPMIGGMVTTTVLTLLVIPAIYFIWRQRQLKCHH; via the coding sequence ATGATTGAACGAATCATTGGCTGGAGCGCGCGCAACGGTTTTTTGGTAGGAATCCTGACCCTTTTTCTGATGGGTTGGGGAATCTGGGCGGTCTCTCACACGCCCCTGGATGCCCTGCCCGATCTATCCGATGTGCAAGTGATCGTCTTGACGGAGTGGCCTGGCCGAAGCCCGGATTTGATTGAGGATCAAATCACCTATCCCATTGTCACCTCGATGTTAGGCGCTCCACGCATCAAATATGTTCGGGGACAATCGATGCTGGGTTTGTCCTTTGTCTACATTGTGTTTCAGGACGGAACCGACATGTATTGGGCCCGAAGCCGTGTGGTGGAATACCTGCAGGGGCTCGTGGGAAAACTGCCGGAAGGGATCTCTCCGACGTTAGGACCAGATGCGACAGGGGTCGGGTGGGTTTTTCAATATGCCTTGGTGGACGAAAGCGGAAACCATAGCCTGGCCGATCTTCGCTCGTTTCAAGATTGGTATTTGCGCTATTGGTTGCAAAGTGTGCCAGGCGTGGCGGAAGTGGCGACCATCGGCGGGTTCGTCAAACAGTATCAAATCCAGGTCGATCCCGTGAAATTACAGGGATATGGTATCGGCCTTCCCCAGGTCATTCAGGCTGTCCGACGCAGTAACAATGAAGTGGGAGGACGGGTCATTGAGGCCAGTGAACGGGAATATATGGTACGAGGCCGTGGATACATCCAATCGCTTGACGATCTTCGAACCATTCCCATCGGAACGGACGGAAAGGGGACGCCCATTACCGTCCACGATGTCGCGACCGTGACGTTCGGTCCGGATCTCAGACGTGGCATTGCTGAATTGAATGGACAAGGAGAAACCGTCGGTGGCATCGTCGTGATGCGTTATGGCGAAGATGCGCTTGACGTCATTCAACGGGTCAAAGAACAAATAGCCACCATCACGCCCTCCATTCCCGAAGGCATCCGTATCGTTCCGGTGTATGATCGCTCGGAATTAATTCTTCGGGCCATCGCCACGCTCAAAGAAAAAGTCATTGAAATCACCATCGTCGTGAGCGTGATTAGCCTCCTCTTTTTATTTCACTTTCGCTCCGCGCTGGTTCCCGCCCTCTTACTGCCGGTGGCGATTCTCCTATCGTTTATTGCGATGTATTATCTGGGCGTCTCCTCGAATGTCATGTCACTCTCGGGCATCGCCATCGCCATCGGGACGATGGTGGATGCGGTCATTGTCATGGTGGAAAATGCCCACCGTCGCTTGGAAGAGTGGGAAGCCCAAGAACGTTCAGGCTCACGCGATGACGTCATTATTCAAGCCGCCCGGGAAGTCGGCAAGCCCCTCTTCTTTTCTTTGCTCATCATCACCGTCTCGTTTCTGCCCATATTTACATTAGAAGCGCAGGAAGGCCGTCTGTTCAAGCCGCTGGCCTACACCAAAACATTCGCCATGTTCTTTGCAGCGTTGTTGTCCATCGGGTTGGCTCCCCTCTTGATGAAATGGTTCATTCGCGGCCGGGTCATGGCTGAACGTCGAAACCCGTTAAACCGTTTTCTGGTCTGGATCTATACCCCTCTTCTGAAAGGTGTTCTGAAAGTCCGATGGCTGGTGGTCGGCTTGGCCATAATCGGAATGATCGTCGTCGTTCCCATCTACCAACGGTTAGGTTCTGAATTTATGCCCCCCCTGAACGAAGGCACGATTTTGTATATGCCCACCAGCATACCGGGCATGTCCATCAAACAAGCCTCCACCATCCTCCAAAAGCAAGACCGATTATTAAAAGAATTCCCGGAGGTGGATCAGGTGATGGGCAAAATGGGGCGGGCGCGCACCGCAACCGATCCGGCCCCCTTACATATGGGCGAGACCATGGTGACCCTGAAGCCTCAGGAAGATTGGCGGCCGGGCATGACGTGGGACAAGCTCATTGCTGAAATGGACCAAAAGGTAAAATTCCCGGGGATGGTCAATATTTGGTGGATGCCGATTCAAACACGAACCGAAATGCTCGTCACCGGAATTCGAACTAGTTTAGGGATTCGTATCCTGGGGCCGAAATTAGAAGAACTGGAACGCATCGGGCTACAGATTGAAAGTCTGCTTCAACCACTTCAGGGCACCCGGAGTGCCTACGCCGAACGGGTCATGGGAGGGTACTATGTCGATATCGACGTGAACCGCACCGCCGCTGCCCGTTATGGCCTCACCGTTGGGGACGTGCAGGATGTCATTGAATCCGCTATTGGCGGAAAAAATATTGCATGGACCGTGGAAGGCCGTGAACGCTATCCGATTAATGTTCGATACCCACGTGATCTGCGACAAGATGTGGAAGCGCTCAAGCGCGTCCTCGTCAGCACGCCAAACGGCGAACAGATCCCTCTAGCCCAACTTTCTCACATCTCCACCACCACGGGACCACCTTCTATCCGAGATGAAAATGGATCGTTAGCGAGTATGGTGTTTGTCGATATTGCGGGCGAGGATCTCGGCACCTATGTTCACAAGGCCAAAGACCTGGTTCAGAAGCACATCACCCTTCCATCCGGGTATACATTACAATGGGCCGGTCAATATCAGTATCTGGAGCGGGCACAAGAAAAACTCAAGATTGTGATTCCCCTCACAGGGTTTCTCATCTTCCTCCTTCTGTATCTCAACTTTCATTCCGTCCCCCGATGCCTTCTTGTATTGCTATCGGTGCCGTTCTCGTTGGTCGGGGCTATCTGGTATGTGGATGTCCTAAACTATCATCTCAGCATTGCCGTGTGGGTCGGACTCATCGCCTTGGCAGGAGTGGCCGCAGAAACCGGCGTGATCATGGTGATGTTTTTGGATGAGGCCTGTGCCCGCCGGCAACGGGAGAATCGACTGCAGTCTTTGGCGGACCTTCGTGACGCCATCATCGAAGGTGCCGTCCTACGAGTCCGCCCCAAAATCATGACCGCCTCGGCCATCATCCTGGGCTTGCTGCCCATCATGTGGTCCCAGGGAACGGGTGCCGATGTGATGCAACGCATCGCGGCGCCGATGATCGGCGGAATGGTCACGACAACCGTGCTCACGCTGTTGGTCATCCCCGCCATCTATTTCATCTGGCGTCAGCGACAATTGAAGTGCCATCATTGA
- a CDS encoding FixH family protein — MITHTSRPRWIILGVLLCILVASLFFFKESWWPLFQSTGTTTNEARHTDQPMQDMGTMSGHSSMEKESSQAYAMVTPARQQLIGLTTALVSMRPLQTVIRAVGKVDYDEQRLTHINLRISGWVEDLFVDTTGQLVRKGQPLFTLYSQELVSAQEEYLLAMKANEQIQSSPLLETRHQTAQMVQSARDRLRHWTLTDAQIDELARRGKPQTYVTIYSQVAGYVIDKQVFKGTLVKPEMTLYAIADLSTVWVQAEVFEYEMPFVQVGQQGTLTLAAYPGETFQGETTFIYPYLNQESRTNTVRLVFKNPKLRLKPDMYGTVQIQVNRGRKLVVPEEAVLDSGTRQVVYVVRGEGMFEPRQVTLGPKVGGYYEIVEGLALDERIATSGTFLLDSESKLMASSNMMGALGMGGIKMEQANMGKMDMDMSVDKAMTGSGMAPANKPPARTSHKKAGDLALALSTNPSPARIGENRIQVIVSNQQGKPVSPVQVQLTFTMPMPGMRPATVPMTARAEGTYEATVNLGMAGQWDLTILIHRAGQPDIQETFSLVAGGGGMSGMPGMSGM; from the coding sequence ATGATTACGCACACCTCACGCCCACGCTGGATCATCCTTGGAGTATTGCTTTGTATCCTTGTGGCAAGCCTGTTCTTTTTCAAAGAATCCTGGTGGCCCCTCTTCCAATCAACGGGGACGACCACGAACGAGGCGAGGCATACCGACCAACCCATGCAGGACATGGGAACCATGAGCGGCCATTCCTCCATGGAGAAGGAATCCAGCCAGGCCTATGCCATGGTGACTCCGGCGCGGCAACAATTGATTGGCCTCACCACCGCCCTGGTGAGCATGCGCCCGCTCCAAACGGTGATCCGCGCCGTGGGGAAAGTGGACTATGACGAACAACGTCTCACCCATATCAATCTTCGCATTTCAGGTTGGGTGGAAGATCTCTTTGTGGATACCACGGGCCAACTTGTTCGAAAAGGTCAGCCCTTGTTCACCCTCTACAGCCAGGAACTCGTGTCGGCGCAGGAAGAATATCTGCTTGCGATGAAGGCCAACGAGCAGATTCAGAGCAGCCCCCTGCTCGAAACCCGACATCAGACGGCACAAATGGTCCAGTCTGCGCGCGACCGTCTCCGACATTGGACGTTGACGGATGCGCAGATCGATGAGTTAGCGCGTCGTGGCAAGCCGCAGACCTATGTCACGATCTATTCCCAAGTCGCCGGGTACGTTATCGATAAGCAGGTGTTTAAAGGCACGTTGGTGAAACCCGAGATGACCCTCTATGCGATTGCCGATCTTTCTACCGTCTGGGTGCAGGCGGAAGTGTTTGAGTATGAAATGCCCTTCGTCCAAGTGGGACAACAGGGAACCCTGACCCTGGCGGCCTATCCTGGAGAAACCTTTCAAGGAGAGACTACCTTTATCTATCCCTACCTCAATCAGGAGTCCCGAACCAATACCGTTCGGCTGGTGTTCAAGAACCCGAAGCTGCGGCTGAAACCTGACATGTATGGAACCGTTCAGATTCAGGTGAATCGCGGAAGGAAGCTTGTGGTTCCTGAAGAAGCGGTGCTCGATTCCGGAACCCGACAGGTCGTCTATGTGGTCCGGGGAGAAGGCATGTTTGAACCACGGCAAGTCACCCTTGGCCCGAAAGTAGGCGGCTACTATGAAATCGTCGAGGGTCTGGCTCTGGACGAACGGATCGCCACGTCCGGCACGTTTCTCCTCGATTCGGAAAGCAAGCTCATGGCGAGTTCGAACATGATGGGTGCGCTTGGGATGGGAGGTATCAAAATGGAGCAGGCGAACATGGGCAAGATGGATATGGATATGAGTGTGGACAAGGCCATGACAGGATCAGGAATGGCGCCGGCGAACAAGCCACCGGCAAGAACGAGTCATAAGAAAGCCGGTGACCTCGCGCTGGCCTTGTCAACCAACCCCTCGCCAGCACGCATAGGGGAAAACCGTATTCAGGTGATCGTCTCCAATCAACAGGGCAAACCGGTCTCTCCTGTGCAGGTTCAACTCACCTTCACCATGCCAATGCCGGGTATGCGCCCAGCTACCGTTCCCATGACAGCAAGAGCGGAAGGCACCTATGAAGCCACGGTCAATCTCGGCATGGCAGGACAATGGGATCTGACGATCCTGATTCACCGTGCAGGGCAGCCCGATATTCAGGAAACGTTTTCGTTGGTTGCCGGAGGCGGAGGAATGTCCGGGATGCCGGGCATGTCCGGAATGTGA
- a CDS encoding TolC family protein has translation MHQIISRYVVIVAFGMVWLGPAGPLAAQPTGTTEPVLELVPLIQEAIQQNPEIAATQEQVLAMKERAPQVGALADPELKVQLWNTPDSLNVTKTQTVIYGVAQQFPFPGLLSKKAEVATREADQAEQRVAAKIREITAAVKTAFFELLFAHKAIEVHHEQQKLLRQFFDIANAKYGVGTRTQVDVLRAQVELSKISQQLPVLNQQRETAQAHLNTILNRDPHAPLGIPRAPHPQPLTRSLEELQAHALRLRPELQEADLAVTRFQSATQLAKLQYYPHLRVELQRWQNNNADDGFGGNVMMNIPFAFWTKPKYDAGVREAAAQVRSAQAKQQTLVTLTRFQVKDLVVQIQATQEVLELYRTTILPQSQQVLQAAHAGYRTDRTDFLDLIDAERALISFRLEYIRALVNREQQVAQLERVLGADL, from the coding sequence GTCCACTCGCGGCTCAACCAACCGGCACGACTGAACCGGTCTTGGAGCTGGTGCCCCTGATCCAGGAAGCGATTCAACAGAATCCTGAAATCGCGGCGACCCAAGAGCAGGTCCTGGCCATGAAGGAGCGCGCCCCTCAAGTAGGAGCCCTGGCCGACCCCGAATTAAAGGTTCAGTTGTGGAATACTCCTGACTCGCTGAATGTCACCAAAACGCAAACAGTTATCTACGGGGTTGCCCAACAATTTCCCTTCCCGGGGTTGCTTTCGAAGAAAGCCGAGGTGGCGACACGGGAAGCCGACCAGGCGGAACAACGCGTGGCTGCCAAAATCCGCGAAATTACCGCTGCGGTCAAGACGGCCTTTTTTGAGCTGTTGTTCGCCCACAAAGCCATTGAGGTCCATCATGAACAGCAAAAATTACTCAGGCAGTTCTTTGATATTGCCAATGCCAAATACGGAGTGGGAACCCGAACACAGGTAGACGTCCTGCGAGCTCAAGTAGAGCTTTCCAAAATTTCCCAACAATTACCCGTCCTCAATCAACAACGGGAAACCGCTCAAGCTCATCTCAATACCATTCTGAATCGTGATCCCCATGCTCCGCTTGGTATTCCGCGAGCACCACATCCACAACCGCTGACACGCTCGCTTGAAGAACTCCAGGCGCACGCGCTTCGACTCCGCCCGGAACTGCAAGAAGCTGATCTGGCGGTGACGCGATTTCAGTCGGCCACGCAACTGGCCAAATTGCAGTACTACCCTCACCTTCGGGTGGAACTCCAGCGCTGGCAAAACAACAACGCCGATGACGGATTCGGCGGGAATGTGATGATGAACATTCCCTTTGCGTTCTGGACCAAACCGAAGTATGACGCAGGTGTCAGGGAAGCGGCGGCGCAGGTCAGATCCGCACAAGCCAAGCAACAGACCCTTGTCACACTCACTCGCTTTCAGGTCAAGGATCTGGTGGTGCAAATTCAGGCCACTCAAGAGGTTCTGGAACTCTATCGCACCACCATCCTTCCTCAGTCACAGCAGGTTCTCCAAGCTGCCCATGCGGGCTATCGGACGGATCGCACGGATTTTTTGGATCTGATCGATGCGGAACGCGCCCTCATCAGCTTTCGGCTTGAATATATCCGGGCGCTCGTGAACCGGGAACAGCAAGTCGCCCAACTGGAACGCGTGCTCGGCGCGGACTTGTAA